A segment of the Asterias amurensis chromosome 11, ASM3211899v1 genome:
ATGGCAGCCTCTGGTTGCCAACTTTTTTTCACCCCTGTTCTGTATCTAACGATTTTACTCTTGGTCGTGGTCAATGGTAAGTTTTAAAACGACTTGATtcgattttgatttgttttctgaaGCATCCACCTGATTTTTTGGTACGTTTTGCAGTCAGTTTCGAtaacattttcagaaaaatgTTGCTGCCCAGATTCCGGACATTAAACGTTACGCTAAACGATGCCGAGTTGCCTCCatcggtcgcactaaataccgattaccgacaactcacgacaactcacgacaacaaatttttaaatgcactttaacagcacatttgaacataagtcaaccgttaaatatTAGCACACAAGTCATATGCATCTAAACCTCTTTCAAACTggtgaaaaaattgtatttttaattgtgaaaatgttttttttttagttttaccaCAAACTTAGTACCGAACGGAAATATTCCCTGTGTTGTCTTTTGACGATTCTAGTACACCTCAGGGGTAATTTCTGAGGGCTgagttgtattttattttttttttttctttctttctttcttgctTGGAAGTAACTAAAAtgatcgtagcgtcatacgttatcgaccctcatatgttttcggtcccaaactttgattcccgtttaccgcgagattgtgcaagctgcaccggtgacagaagctatgcagtttactcacggtctgtattttcatcagacgtaatcatgctgagaaaaaagtttcctgtcgttggttatgctcaaacatttataaaatgattgattttttgtactaatcactagtacattattatgccaacattcaaatgagtcaaagaaacatcatccaacttcaaatgttcaaaacaaaattactatctgctagattgagtttcattctgctttagtcactagatggatcacgtgaggtggttactatttgggattctatggtgtgccaatatggggaaaatattaaaatattttaagtgaaaatgacccaacattttttggggggatttaCTGAATACTGTAATAAATGATCGTGGGCGCCCGGCAAATCTTGCAAGTCATGAATATCTATAAGGTGACATCATGATCGCTAGGCTTATGTGTGTGTACAGTAAAAATTGAATGGTGACGTAGCGATGCGCTGTATCTGGAAACTACCACCGCGCAACGTCACCTCAtacatatatttattttgtacacCACACAAATTGATAAATCAGCGCCACGTGACATTACCTCTTGGATATTCATGACTTGCAAGATTTGCCTGGTGCCCTGACTTCTCACGTCCAACGAGAGGAGAATCATTcaaacatggcggcgcccaagAACATGTCacgttaaatgtaatttttgtacacgattttttggaccaattttcaaatcatcacatctggacaaagtcatcatttagtaagccctgttatgtgtcatagtaattccacaaatgtaaggaataaaatgaggtatgttggagtagtataggacttttttaaatggaagaaatttgcaatcaaactaccacgcattttgcgacctttgaaaacttagcgtttaaggcatatgtatcgaaggtgggctgtaatggtgacagtgatgagactgatgttaaaagcggagccattaacagctcaacaaggtgggctaataAAATGGTAGCCCCACtttacaaacaatggctagtatTGCCCGtaataatcattcaattcaatatccTTCTTCTCAAAACTACATGACTCATGGTACAATGTATACTTCAAATTAGATGCAGTTGACACCTTTGCATGTTGTCAAAGACAATGTATTCTTACTTGTTGTATCTCTACAGCAACATCTACGCTGGTACTTAGCAAAGTCCACTTTTGGATGTAAAAGCTAGCAAGACTAGGTGTGCGTGAAACAGGTGTAAAGTTGTGCTTAGAAATaagtgcaagtaaaaacaaCACTATGCCCTAGTTGAAACTAATGGGTGTAGATGTGTGACCTGAAGATGGTCACCGATGGAGCGGTGATGACATCTGCAGGGAGTACGTTCCATAGTCTGACTGCTGTGGGCATGAAGGAGAACTTGTAGATATCTTTACatcataggcataaaataacaaacacccttgcataaaataacaaacacccttgttgcattactctgtgtgctttcagatgcataataaaaggcttcagctgagagcattttattacttgagtgagaatttacctcttactaaaaaaatatgttacttcagagggagccgtttctaacaatagtttatactatcaactgctctccattggtcatcaccaagtttttaaaaaattgtaattattttgagtaattaataataataaaccgttaagggtgtcatggccgtgcggataagagcaccgaactcaagctctggtgcttctgttcagcagagtgtgggtttgaatcccagtcatgacacttgtgtaattgcttctctccacccagaggtaaatgggtacctgtgagggcagagatggttcttgtgattgatttagccgagtagcgcatattaatgttgcacaaggctgtatactccccaccagggagttgagaaggtttaaggagtgaattaaggcccagtgaccagggataATAATGTGAAGCACTTTGGGAcaccctccgggtgtgaaaagcgctatataaaaacgggttattattattattattaattaccaatagtgtccagtgcctttaagggttaAATGTGCTAATTGAGTTGTATTCATCATTTATGCAGATGGGAACGTTGTTTCAGCTCGTCAAGTCCGGATGAGAATGGTAGAGGAACCGATAAACACAGGGTAAGATCATTTGTATTCTGAGTGAGAAGTCTCAAGTACAGAGCCTTGCATCAAGTGTCTTATGAGCTTGAACtcgaaaatttgtttttaaatataacCTAGtacatacaaattttgacgtcacaaaattgcaacaaacaATTCAGAACATTTGAAATGTGTTCATCTCAACTGTGAAACATTGTTGTATGGCATTCGCATTCCCAGGAACGAAACAAGTTAACATAACTGTTTCCTGTCTGATAGTTATTTTTAACTCAGCAAAGTTCATTTTAACACTCTGAGTAATATTGGTTGTAGTCCGGTCACACATGTGAGGTCGATCATAGACAGGTCATACCTGTGAGGTCAACCATGGACAGGTCATAACTGTGAGGTCAATCATGCGGACCATACCTGTGAGATCAATCATGAAAAGGTCATATATGTGAGGTCAATCATGGACAGGTCATACCTGTGAGGTAAGTCGTGGACAGGTCATACCTGTGAGGTCAATCATGGACGGGTCATACCTGTGAGGTACATGTAAATCATGGACAGGTCATACCTATGATGTAAATAATGGACTGGTCTTACCTGTGAGGTTAATCATGGGCAGGGTTGACCTGTGAGGTCGATCATGAAAGGGTCATACCTGTGAGGTCAGTCATGAGCAGGTGTGACTTGTGAGGTCAGTCATAAAAAGGTCATACCTATGGGGTCAATCATGGACCGGCTATACCTACAGACTTAAGCATGTAACTTAATATTTCTCTTTGTACATAGGCAAAACTATGATAACAACAATGAACCAGAGAGCCTTCAGCCGAAAGTCAAACCCTCCAATTTCTCAGGTAGGTTTTTTGTGAAGATTCTGATGCTCATATGAGATTTTAAGTGGCGCCATAAACATTTATGTTGATTacagcgctttataaatgttcattGAAATTATTGTTTGAGCATGAAGAATGGAGTGTTTGTCGTTATACTATTTTGTCGCTTTGTCTTTATGGATATGAAAACTATAGATGTAAATTTGCactggggataaagaatttggttttacccatttacatgatgtgtgttagcactgtatactcagtactttcccgagctctgtgaaaaaatcccCAGGcacattacttgggtgggattcaaacccacgaccattgcaatttctagagcagtgtcttaccaactaggccactgaaattgcccggtagctagaggcagttcaaatcctatataattttagcagcgggtactgcagcAGTTTTATAGatgaaaatttgcatcagggataaagaatatttctttttgttttaccaacACCGATGAACATAAACCACAAGCATATAACTCGAGTGGACCACAACCGTTGCAATCCGAGAGTAGTGTCTTTCCAACTAGAGTGCCAACTTGTACACATTGTTAGAGatggtaaatttgcatcggggataaataatattaattttggtttttacccgtacaccaatgtgtgttagcactgtatactcagtactttcccgagcctTGTGAAAAAATgtgtaacaaccaaaattaatattgtacaCATTGTAATTATATTGTACACATTGTAATTATCACTCAACTTTAGCGGAATGGTACATGTAAGACCACTTCAAGATTGGAGACCACTAACATCAGGGCTAGGATAGCTCATTGGGAAAGAGCCCCGGAaggttaatctggaggtcgcaggttcatgTCCCACTACAGttgatttttctttgttcaacccaaaattaaacTATAGCCATTTTCGTATCCACGGCCTCGGCTTTGTTTTTCGACTTCCGACTttgtcctctcgtctgaagccctgagtgcAGATGTGAAGCACCGAGATTGTAAAAACAACTGCGGGGTCAAGCCAGTCTGAGCCGAAAAGGGCATATCTTTTGTATGTTCCCCTATTAAATCAAAATGTAAACATCTTAAGTTAATGACGCTATGATTAATTTCTTGAACTGCAGGTCCTCCTCATCTGAAGAGATTGTACGGAAGATGCTTCTCAAAAATTATTGACTCGTAAGTCCAATTCAGCTGAAATATTATTGGCTCCCAGTTAAGTTGTTTACAAGTTATACAATTCTTCTGTTATAtttcaaggctcaaacatgtcaatctcctgcttatttatctgaacGTGTTTACAATTTTTCTCCTACTCGGACTTTATGATCtcctcaacagtcattgctttcaaCTACAAGAGCTTCTTTCATTTTAGGGGGGCCATGGATCATTTTGTACGCAGCACCGTTTCTATgaaatagtcttcctgtgcgttttcgccaggctagttctttacaatgttttaagtctctGTTAAAAACAGACTTATTTGTAAAACTTATAAAACTTATTTGTCTGAAGCTTCTTATTTGGTAATTGTATATTTTACTGTTCTTTTTATGCActtagaggctttttgcattaggTGCGTTACAAATGTCTTTATCACTAATTAATATTTATAGTGGTGCTACTATATATAAGCCAATGCATAATGTTCATGGTTCTGATAGTGTATATATAGCTGTAATAGAAGCAATACACATGTGACATTTTGCTCTGGATTTTCAAATAGTCCAAATGTGTCTTTtttacttccccccccccccacaaggTACAAGTATGAGTTTTGTCCATTCCAGAATGTGACACAGCATGAGCAGAGTTTGAGATGGAACCCCTACAGTGGTGTTTTAGGGTAAGTAAGGTGTCTTTTTCAGTCTTTGAAATCTGTGTGTTTGAATGAAATGACTGAGGCCTGATCTGCCCCGGGTTTTGGCCTTGGTCCCCCGTCAAAGTGATCATGTAGACCTCCTTTGTAACAGAAGTGCCCCATGCAAAATGAAACTGCCCCTTGCATTCTCACAGATTATATTTGTTACTCGCTTTATTTTGCATAAATCACTTACTTTAATGTTTAGTTATCTGTGTCCCCATATTCCCTTCGgaacatgggcccaatttcataaagctgttaagcagaaaatactgcttagcaaatgtccTTGCTAAGCATACAATTAGTGGGGCACCatttgcaacaatgtaaactttatggaattgtGTCTGTTACCAGTTTCTGTTCAGtgagatttttctgtgcttagcgagTTCTTATGTTTACAGGCATTATGGAATTGGATCCTGGGGAGTGGTGTAGCAAGGTTCTGTTGGATTTGGGGTTGCGGGGGGGTGAAGTTGCTCAGTCTAGAATCCAATGTAcagtgaggttttttttaacattcaATTCTTCTTTTAACCTCTTCAGGGTATGGCAAGAGTGGAGTATAGAGAGGAACACCTTTAAGAAAATGCTGATGAAAGAAGGCGACGAGTGCGGTGAAAAAAACAGACAGGTTTCAGTAAGTGCTCATAATAAaacttgtgtttaaaggcagtggacactattggtaattgtcgaagaccagtcttctcacttggtgtacctcaacatacgcataaaataacaaacctgtgaaaatttgaactcaatcagtcgtcaaagttgcgcgataataatgaaagaaaaaacacccttgtcacacaaagttgtgtgcgttcagatgcttgatttcgagacctcaaattctcaacctgaggtcttgaaatcaaattcttggaaaattacttctttctcgaaaactactccacttcagagggagccgtttctcacattgatttatactatcaacctctccccattactcgttaccaagtaaggttttatgctaattaatattttgagtaattaccaatagtgtccactgccctgtAAGTCATGtagtttttattcattttaaattttgcagttcatttttctaatttttcttGTTTTATCTTCTCGAGTATTTTTATTCCCTTGTAATAACCGTGCAATTTAGCATCCAGCTGCGAATGGGTCTAATAATATATTCCAGTGTAAGTTTCTATAAGTATATATTCCAGGCATTTTCATATGTTCAAAACTTTTTCATCCTGAGATCTGGTTTTTTGGTTCTTTCTCTCGATGTAGGTGCAACTAGCCTGTGGTGCCTTGAATTCCATAGTCAATGTGTCTGAACCTTCTACCTGTGAATACGCCATGGTCTTTAATACGCCACTTGTCTGCCATAAGCATTCATTACTTGGTAAGTCTAGACTTTATCAATGAccaagaaatataaaaaaaactgtttttgtaaaagcgccaaattgccaaaggatacaaggcgTCAAAGAAAGAAGGGGAAAAGACAGAACGCGTACAAAGACGACCAGCTTTGATGAGGGAAAAAGGTTGGTTTTGAGAGCACATTTGAAGGCTGGGACACTGTAGGAGTTTCTGGTTATTCTAGAATTGTAAGAATCATGTCAGATTCCAGGTTGTAATTACACAGAGATCTCTTTATGTGgctctggtcttggccttggtgcccctctcAAAAGTttccttaattttgttttgatttttcaatggaagtgcgCTTTGCCCCCTCAAAGGTGAAAACCCAGGGCTGAAATTCTGCTGCTTCTGCTCAAGTACTGACAGGACTCGGtaaattagaaaaaaacaagtgcAATGAGAGGAAATCGAAGCATGTTGTAAACTGGTTCAATACCAGAAAGATTTATTTGTATTACTATTGTCAATTTTATGTCCCCTTTCCAGTTTACCCAACACTACCCGGATCACTTCAGAGCAGATGGGACGAAATCGAGGGAGAATTATTCAATGAGGAAATAACACAGCAGGTGAGTTTGAACTCCTTGTGTACGCTTACACCAACGCACTGTTTCGAATAGTATGTTTTAAAGGctaagtatacctttggttttgggaatggttcgattgttttaatcctatgtaaATGGAGATGTATACAATTAAACTAACATGTgactatttcatttgaaaaggtGAGATATTGGTCGAAAATATTGAGAGATTTTGCCATacaggaaaaataaaaatagcaatacacaatctgagaaacacttttataggcaaattagGTCACTTATTGGTTGAAACTCTTGTCCCATTTTGGAAATGTCATCAATAACAACCCAATAAAGAAGAATCAAcgataaaacaaacttttgcaatttgtttgactCAAAAGTTTATATCGGGTCCTCTAAATCCCAAATAGTGATACGAAATCTGGAAAACACTTCTCAGACCTTGGATGTTTGGGGATTCTTGACCAAAATATTGGCGGAGTACCTAACAGTTGTAAACAAATGACACAATGCATGTTTTCAGCTGTAAACCTGATTCATTTAAATTGCAGGGATACAAGAAGAAACTGGATAAAATCTTCCAAGAAGCCGGTCTGATCATGGATCCAGTAAAGAAAGAGCCGCATAAACACCCTGAGAAAAGCAACACGCATGACGGACCACAGGGTGATCACTTTGACTCATTGGAGTCTTGCTCAGTGGTAAGACATTTTGGGTCTTAGTAatacttaaaagcactggacactcttggtaattactcaaaatagttgttggcataaaaacttacttggtaacaagcaatggcgagctgctgataatataaaacattgtgaaaaatagcTCCCCCagaagacttcagctgaagtcttttcttatgcatctgaaagcacacaaacaacaagggtgttatGCTTTCAttcatctcttgcaacttcgaaggccaataattgagcccaaattttcacagatttgtattatgcatatgctgggatacaccaagtgagaatactggtcttggcaattaccaaacctttctagtgcctttaaacacaaagcTTTGTTACAAGAAAAGAGGTGGTCCGAGTTGTGTCATCTCAAGGACACTTTCTCAGGGGACGGAGAGAAAGGCTTAGGAGGGGAGGGGGGTTTCCTCGGGGTTGGCACGGAGGCCTAGCAGTGCTTGAGGTTCCACTCTCTAACCATACCTTTGGGGttgcttttgtttcttcttcactGATCGCAGGCATATCAAGCACTTCAGGATGAAATTAAGAGACTCAAGGCTCAATTAGAACAGCAAGGAAAAGGTAAGATGTGAGACTCGTCAGTTCAAGTACATGAAATACATTGCGAATGTTTTAATCTTAATGTCAATTTCTTACGTTATTTTAATAACTTTTTTAgtcaaaaatatttatgtattttgttttgctttaacaGATGGTGAAAATGGTCCATTGTTCAACTTGGATAATATTTATACCTGAGGCTGATTAGTAATGAAGTAGTAAAAGGATGCATGCCTTTCATTTTGTCGTAGACCTTTTTATAAATGCTGCTGCCATCTTTTTATGTTCCTTACATCAACAACAGTTAGAAATGCATACTTTTAAAAATTGAGGGGCCAGACTATAAATGTCTTTCAAGCCTCACTATGTaggaaactttgcatggttgaaatacgatatagtaaggtttgcagtaacaccatgtaatgagttagggtggttctgaaaagaactgttggtttcaacttgacgttttgatcagtatgcacCTCATTCTGGCGTCTTTGAATATGAGAATATTGAAATGGCAGTGCTATGAAAAGGGTTTGAAGTGCATGCATAAATGGACTGCATGGATAAGTTgcttaattaaaaataatttagaaTACAGGATTTATGTATAGTTAAAAACATTAAGTGCCCAAAGGGACAGAAACAAACAAGGAATTTACCATCTCCGTTTATAAATTTGAGTAATAAATTGTCAATAAATAGCTCATCCCTTTAGGGCCCGATTCTATAAAAGCCTGTGAGCACAAAAACTTTCTGAGCAAAGAAAATCATTGCTTTACAGAAACGGTTTTGTTTGTGCGCCCCACTGAAATGACATAATATGCACAATAGGGTCCATTTTCACATGTGTAAGAAGAACATGaattaaaagttattttttcttttgccaAATTGAGCCTCATTCCAAATGAGGagtttattatttgaacatcATCAACAATTTCATATGGATGTTCTTTACCTGTTTTGAATTAATAGTCGCATTGGTCACAACATGTTCTTGTACATTCTTAACGTGAATTTTGGAATGATGTATATTCTCTGAGAAAACAGTATGGTGGTATGTTGTTTAtccaaattttatttttgttgtttaaaacaaCTATTAACACGTTCTGATGACAAATATAATTCTTCAGTTACCTGTTGGTTTTTAAAGAACGTATCTCTTTCCCAATTTATTTGAACTATTCTTTTCTGCTTTTTTCTAATATAATTTCAAAATCCATTCTTTTTTAATTGTGCCTTAGAAAACGACGGGGACAATTTTTACAGTTTTCtcccaaaacaatttttgtatttGGATATTGCaatatttatagaaaaaaagtaTTAGTGGTGAGAGGATATTAGTTAATGTACAAAGTGGCAGAACTTGTGGCACATTGTAACCAAAAGTATATATAAACGAGCTCAAAGGTGTATTATGTGAAATTTTGTccacgttttttgttttcttttttttttgtaaaaatgcattTCGTGACTGTGTTTCATATACCTTGTATGTTTGACACCAGGGCACAATCTCAAAGAGctgctgtaagcacaaaaagtagctaagcacaaccaaattatgcttaccataataaggttaccagccaaagtaccatgtcacaatttgtgattggtatcctgcttatttttgcgtAGCAGAGAGAtaggtattgtttgaagctttgcatggtgtggagaaataagaagaaaatataaataaatagtaaatttaTGGgttcaaccatgtgtaaatatcttgtaagtgagtgttggctctgaaaagagccggtttggtttggtcttagagccaacactcactcaaaagagatttacacatggttgaacccgcaaatttactatttatttaataaAGTTTCTCCTTAGCAGAAAGATTTTAAGCATattcagctttatgaaattgggcccaggatatAACATGTAAATTGGCTAAGCAAACAGCTTTCCGTTATTTGTTTTCTGGGTTTGAAAATGGAGAGTGAGCAGAGTCTGCTAGTGTTGCTTCACTGGCATTTTTATAGGAAGTGAATGTGAAGGTCGGGGCTTGTGAGGGCACCATTGTAAACAGATTGAATttgcattgtaaaaaaaagaagagtattGACGCAAGTATATAAAATGATGTAGAGTATCACTTCGGAGGATTGTGGTAAAAAGGATACCAGTTTGTTTGCCCCAAATTTTGAATATATGCGAAGCGTTAGCTGTCGGAAACGCTTCTCGGATTATGTTTTCCTACGTGGACATATTGCTCCGGATGTTCGCTGTTgtctcaaaaacgcaaccaaactttgaaatgaaatgttcacatgtaagttttgtttgtaaaacatCGACATTTAGgactaaaacaatcgaacggttcaagAAACCAAACATGCCAAATAATGATTGGTGTTTTGGTATATAGCTATCTTAAAATTTAGGTGCACAAGGGAGAGTTAGATTAACGGCTTGTTGTGTAACATGGGTTTTATCTTCCGGCAGCTCGTTACTCGTTAGGCTTGCCATTGAGTACAGTGTCAAGGGAACCCCTACCAAATGAAGAGGTTAATTTCTGAAATCAATACAGTTCATACAATGGTAAGACTTGAATGTCTGTATCTTGcctgttttaaattgttgtaatattaccgccatctttgatgtaacacaaaataaaagtgcaTTGCTCTTCACGCGTGCAccgtcatcaaagatggcgaccAATGTGGTAAATTACAATCCATCTATGTCGTGTGTTAGGCATGCAGTGAAGCTCCGATGTTATTTGGGGGAgaaataaaaagtaacaaaacacATGAAAATCAAAGGGTCGTTTTTCTATTTCAGTCTACAAAATGGTTTAttgctaataataatatttataaaactaTGGACCTTTGGGCAATGGGATAGTACCTAAACTTTGTTTACATCTTTTCTTAGAAAGATTTAGTAGATAAGAAAATACTAACTGCTTGTTTAGAATACTAGTCTTCGTCGTGTAATTTTTAGTCAGTTACTAGGTTTACAAAGAAAAGACAGTTGGGGACGGGTGGTAGCAAAATAAACGCAGTGACAGCCAGATAGATTTAGGGCAAAGTTAACCAACAAATATGTGTTTGATTGGTGACAACAACATTAACACACAATGTTATAGTTTCCTTTTTATCCACTTGATTTTTTTACCATTCATTTTGTGTGTAGGGAACCTAAGCTTTCGAACTTGGGTTGTCTGTGTAATTAGCAGTGTTCTtatgcgccaggagtgtcatcattaacagacatggcgcactaaaaatgttaaatattatttcttattttttattaaagcaTGATCGTCAGTTGGTTACTTctaagttgcctgtaaaaagtttcgtgtgacaaggtcctAAGGATGAAGTCATACAAACAAAGCGAAATTCAATACTAGGTCctatttcctgttttcactTTGAACAAGATTTAGTTGTTGTAAGACTTTCAGGTCATGCACGTACACCACGAAACAAGAAACCTTATAAGCGGAAAATGTTTAATTTCAGTGAAAAGTGATGTCAACAACACCCCCGTTTCGATCACGTGAGCCACTTCCACTTTGTATGTCACTCTAATGCTCTAACgtagaaaacaaacacacaagggGTCATCCAGaaatgtcttcttcttttttcttcccCACCCCCCTCGAAATTTTGGGTGCGTGTGTCAagagaaataact
Coding sequences within it:
- the LOC139944247 gene encoding N-acetylglucosamine-1-phosphotransferase subunit gamma-like — translated: MAASGCQLFFTPVLYLTILLLVVVNDGNVVSARQVRMRMVEEPINTGQNYDNNNEPESLQPKVKPSNFSGPPHLKRLYGRCFSKIIDSYKYEFCPFQNVTQHEQSLRWNPYSGVLGVWQEWSIERNTFKKMLMKEGDECGEKNRQVSVQLACGALNSIVNVSEPSTCEYAMVFNTPLVCHKHSLLVYPTLPGSLQSRWDEIEGELFNEEITQQGYKKKLDKIFQEAGLIMDPVKKEPHKHPEKSNTHDGPQGDHFDSLESCSVAYQALQDEIKRLKAQLEQQGKDGENGPLFNLDNIYT